From Aquamicrobium sp., one genomic window encodes:
- a CDS encoding branched-chain amino acid ABC transporter permease: protein MTDFMSRKDLTLFLGFSGVVLLLPILATPFGAAYPDLLQRFMIFGIFAIGFNILFGLTGYLSFGHAAFFGVGSYAAMWSFKLLSLNAVPALLFALVVSGVFALAIGYVSLRRSGIYFSILTLAFAQMCYNLAYSVLTPITNGETGLRMALNDPRVLDRLFSDAPAGMPVPSLFGMSLSGWNGFYFSAFFLLATFLLAMRITNSPFGLMLKGIKSNQNRMNYTGFNTRPYTLSAFVISGMLAGLAGALLVVTDPLAGAERMRWTASGEVVLMTILGGVGTLVGPVLGAWIIKYFENIFSSFNANVLNGFYSFLPDGVREVAVTISSKFVGEGWHLSLGLVFVLIVVFLPGGIMEGARRISAWLRRPRNGAKANRQLSAQGAE, encoded by the coding sequence CCCCGTTCGGGGCGGCCTATCCGGACCTGTTGCAGCGCTTCATGATCTTCGGGATCTTCGCCATCGGCTTCAACATCCTGTTCGGCCTGACCGGCTACCTCTCCTTCGGCCACGCCGCCTTCTTCGGCGTCGGCTCCTATGCAGCGATGTGGTCGTTCAAGCTGCTCAGCCTCAACGCCGTGCCCGCGCTTCTCTTCGCGCTCGTCGTCTCGGGCGTGTTCGCGCTGGCCATCGGCTATGTCTCGCTCAGGCGCTCGGGCATCTACTTCTCGATCCTGACGCTGGCCTTCGCGCAGATGTGCTACAACCTCGCCTATTCGGTGCTCACCCCGATCACCAACGGCGAGACGGGCCTGCGCATGGCCCTGAACGACCCGCGCGTCCTCGACCGCCTGTTCTCCGACGCGCCCGCGGGCATGCCCGTGCCGAGCCTGTTCGGCATGTCGCTTTCGGGCTGGAACGGCTTCTATTTCTCCGCCTTCTTCCTGCTCGCCACCTTCCTGCTGGCCATGCGGATCACCAATTCGCCCTTCGGCCTGATGCTCAAGGGCATCAAGTCGAACCAGAACCGCATGAACTACACCGGCTTCAACACGAGGCCCTACACGCTCAGCGCCTTCGTCATCTCCGGCATGCTGGCGGGCCTCGCCGGGGCGCTGCTGGTCGTCACAGACCCGCTGGCGGGCGCGGAGCGCATGCGCTGGACCGCCTCGGGCGAGGTGGTGCTGATGACCATCCTCGGCGGCGTCGGCACGCTCGTCGGCCCGGTGCTCGGCGCATGGATCATCAAGTATTTCGAGAACATCTTCTCGTCGTTCAACGCCAACGTGCTCAACGGCTTCTACAGCTTCCTGCCGGACGGGGTCAGGGAAGTCGCCGTCACCATCAGCTCGAAATTCGTCGGCGAGGGCTGGCACCTGTCGCTCGGCCTCGTCTTCGTGCTGATCGTGGTGTTCCTGCCCGGCGGCATCATGGAAGGCGCGCGGCGCATCAGCGCCTGGCTGCGGCGGCCGCGCAACGGCGCCAAGGCCAACCGCCAGCTCAGCGCCCAGGGCGCGGAATAG